gaggtttgtttgttttataatGTTTGTTTTTGCGCTGTTTAAATTCACAACTCTTTTCCTTTCGGGAATCATTTGAAATGAGTAACACCTATGTGGTGAAACTCTTTTGTTAACGATAGATGATGAAACCAAGTCATGACTCTGCAAACTACACCTACCATCTTCAGAATGGATGCAAAaagaatatttgtgtttttcttcttccGTGACGCCATTAATTACGGACGATCTCAAAATATGTATCGCATAGAGCACAAATTGAGCCTGCTTTCAATGTAATATCCTAATATCGACAATGTCGAAAAAAATTTAATCAGCATTTATGAATTTACATTTGAGGATGATTAAGGTACAATTTTGCGGTGAGAGATCTGTTACAAATGCACGCAATAATACGAAGCACTGAAGTTTATGACGTTAAAAGGTGTGATCGTTTAGTAGCGTTCCTCatattgtttttggtttttcttggTTCCATTGCTTGTGCTTGAATTCAGTTTTAACCTAAACCAACTTATCAGAAATTTTAGTCAATCGATCGACGTTGGGATCATAAGTTGAGAGTTCATGGTTCGGAGGAGCACATAGCTTGATAAAGCTCAGTCGATGGTTTGCGATAGATAGCTAGAATAAAAATACCCTGCACGCGAAGAAGTATTcattaacgttttcttttgcttgGTTTTGGTGTGGCCAAGTGAAAAGCTTGGAAGAAGATTCCACTGATACTCATGCAGGATATGCCGCATTCTTTATTCATCTCTTTATTTTTGGCTTTCCGTTGTTGTAGaatgaaaataacaaataaactacagTGTACTCAAACTATTCATTTcctttcttcgaaaaaattaTACAAATGTTCTAGATTGGGGAGCCCAATACCCGCATACTTAGGGAATAGCTAAATCCGGTGCAACACACCGACTTTAGCAACACAGTGAAGAATTTCGAGTGAAACAATTGCGGAACATTTCCTTAAATGCCGCTGAGAACTTTGTGCTCGATAGAAATAAAATTACAGGATTGGCAATCGTGCCAAGAGATGGAAAAAGGTAGAAAAACATCACTACATAAACTTGGCAGCTGTTGGTTGGAAATAATGACGCTGGAAAGGTTTTTTTAAGCACAATATAAACGCAAAGGGGTGTCCAGCAGATAAAAAAGGCGCTAACAATCAACAAGAAGATTTTCATTACAGCACGATTTTGTTGATGAGCTCGCCGCAGCTTTTGCTGATATGGTTGTTCTCCTTCCAAAGTGTATCTCGACTGATTTAAACTCCTGATAATTCGCAAATAAAGAACAATAGTTACTACAAGAGGAACGGCGTAAAATACTATGAACCCTATTCCGTAGAGCACAGATTTTTCGATTTCGGTCCATTTCGGAAACGTCCGACAATCAGCTTCATTTTCATCCTCGATGATTTGGCTGGTCCAAACATAAGGAAAGGTGATCAACAGCGCAAAAATCCACGTTAAAGACACGAGGGTAATTCGTAATCGCCTTGTAATCAAAACAGACTGAAATGGTCGTACAATGGCGACATATCTTTCCACAACGATCAACAGTAAACTTTCCACCGAGACAGCTTGAGAAATGGCCCTAGAGTAAAGTCCAGTTTTACATACAGTGGTAGCTGTTGATCCGCCAATCACAAGCGTCGTTGAGAGTAATCCCTCAGTTGATGCCAATGGCCAGTTTGTTGCCGCAGAAATAAGATCTGAAATAGCCATGTTAACTATGAGATAGTTAACACTCGTTCGAAGAGTCGAGGTTTTTAGAAAcgttattattatcatactGTTACCTAGAAAGGACGCaatgctcaaaaaaaaaatggacgaGGCGATAACCGCGGAAGCAACTTGGGAACACTTGGGTAAATCGTCGATGGAGGAGTTATTCATGTCCTTTTAGCGTGTTTTGAATTTACTCTACCTCTCCCAATTTGCTTTCATCATGAGCTGGAAAAAGTTTTggttaattttcaaaatggcaccCGCTTTTAAATACGGTCTCATAAAAATGGAAATTAGAGTTATCTAAAGGtcgtttattattttttttaatttgatagtttttattgtcaaatataacacatacatataaaaaacgaatagacagaaaaaaaacaatatgaaTTACTTACTATGATAACAGTAAATATTGGCATTAAAGGAATTAACTTACAATCCAACTTACACTATTCACATTACAAATGGTTGACAAGCTACTTAAACTacattacaattacaattaatttAACATATAGAGGGATATGCCTTGGATATAGTCGTaacttttatttattaatttattcgCTAACATATGGCTCAAGCTTCATCCACTTTTCATTGTGTTTTTTAAGTTTGTCCCGCTTTGCTGCTATTTTTCTTTCGATCTGGTGAACTACCTTGGTCTTAACTTTGAAGACATGTAACGATGGGTTTACACCACTAAGTTTGCATTTATAGATATAAAACTTTGCCGATAATATCAGATCATTCAAGATCTTGAAATCCTCCCCCTTCTTATAAACaccaaacaaaacatctaatataTTTAAGGACTCAATTCGAATTTTACATTCAGCAAGCCAAGTGCAGAAAGCTCTCCAGAACATCTTTGTCACCTCACAAAAGGAAAGTAAATACTCGAGGGATTCAACTTCTCTTTTACAAAACACACATACAGGATCCGGAGAGTCAATCATTTTTAACCTAAATAGTTGTTCATTAGTAACGACaatattgtttaatattttataCTGAAATTCTCTTATTTTAGTTTCAATTGTTACTACAAATGGCAAGGAGTATATTTCCTTCCAGCTAACTTGAAGCTCGGGAAATTTCTCATTCATCTTTTTTTGCGCAGATGGAGGaacttgctttcttttcttaaaaGCGTTATAAAGAAGTCTCGATGAGACCTTTGATAATTCAGTCTCCGAGTTATCTATACTAAGGTTTATTTTATCACTTAAGTGTATGTTGTGTATACTTTGTTTAATAATCAATCTCCATTCACTTGGAATCGCATCGACAATGCCTATCAATTTAAAGAAAGCTACTGGAGAGAGTGTAGCATTTAAGACATTAGCACTTTTCTGAAAAACACCTGCATCAGAAAGTAGATCACCGATCGTTACAATTCCTTTTCTCATCAACTTTTTTATCAAAAATGGAAGCCTTCCCGATGGTAATTTTTGTTGTTCCAAATGACTTGATTAACAACATCCTCGTACGATAACACGGACACTTCATTTAAGGTAGCCCAAGCATCAAGACATTCCTTATAAAAAGCGGGAAGATAGATAGGCAGTTTACGAGTATCAAAATTACACtgtagaataattgtttcacCTACCCCTGACAATAATCTAATATCACTTTCCAAGGACTTTCGTACTTATTATCCACATATCTCTTAAAAATCAAGACTCTTCTTGCCAATACCATTGATTGAATGTCTAACATCTTTAGTCCACCATCCTCCATACCATTAATTAGTGCAAATCGTTTGATTTTATCTGTGCCCTTACAAATGAAGCGGTAAATaggtttatttatttcttgaacCAAATCATCCGTAACAGACATTATATGTTTCGGCTCAGTTGTGCATTTGTCTTCTGTCGTAACTAACTTCCTAATgctattctttttctttttggagtTTTCTAGAttcataaaatacttattattctTTTCCCCAAGTTCGTACCAGTTAACTCTTGATCTTATATAATTGCTCCCTGAGTAATATACACATAATGCCGGTCATATTCCGATTGTAAAATTTCCAAATCATTTACATTTTCCGGGGTGGGGTCTTCATCACATTTGGAGGCAcattctttaaaatttttctctaaagctgacaatttttcccttctttttctgGCCTTCTTTTTACTAAATGTAATAGTTTCGTATCGAATTTTATATTTAATAAAGTCTCAGAGGACCCTTGGGTCCTGAAAAACACTGCCTTCTTGCTGCCACctcttatatttttcaaatatcaATACAATGTATTCATCATCCTCTACAAGAGtagaattaaatttccaaaaggAAGGACCTCTCACTTTTTGCTCAATCCCGTTTATATCCATCGTAATAGCCGAATGATCTGTTCTTATTGCAGGAATGATATCTACATTTTCTATATCTTCTTGTTTACTGCTAGTGATCAACCAAAAATCTAAACGACGTTGTATTATTGGGTTCCTCTGTCTCCACGTAAAAAGTTGAACTTCTGGATTTCTTATCCTCCATATATCGATCAAGTCAAAAGAAGGTAAAAAGTGCTTGTGGGTTACAAAGAAATGCTCACTTTTTCCGCCTTTTTTAATCACAGAACAttacatttttcagattttcacttgcatttttcatcaacaaaatgtaacgatcaatgtttttttccatttaactttaatcttggAACGAGTGTGATGGATCATGGACTCTAGAAGGCAACCGCTGACCTTTCAAACCTATTCCCCAGCTTCCTCGGCTCCTTTGACTAAAATGAGTGCAAAATGCTGTTTTAGACAACATATATGAAGTCAGATTGTGCTGTTTAACGCAAAATTATACCGAAATAATCagtcgaaaataagaaaaatgctAGCAGTGCTTTTTGGGATattatgtaaaaaaaagtgcTCGCGAAGCAAAATAATGCCCAAAAAAGTGCTAGCACTATCGGTAAGAGACTACTCATGGTCAGACAGAAGACGTAGATTTCGCCCCTACCGGTTGCTTCatagcttaagcaaccacgctGCCAATACCGCCGAAGTTCAGTGAGAGAGAGACAACTTAACGAGGTGCTGAGTCTTTCTGTTAGAACAGACCCACACCCCCATGAGTTAAATTATTCAGTCTTACGTAACTTGTGTGGTGCAGtaatataaattaaaaattttcgaGGTGAGgaacctgaaaattttcaataTGAAATGCGGGGTAAAATTTGTTTGTTGAAGGCGGAGATATTTATCTTAGTGAAGACTAAAAATATTTGAGGTACAACGAAATTACGAACCGGCCAAAATTTTTCATGCAGGGAGAAGAGATGTTTGCTTGCTCTACTGACATACAATTGATAATTCAGGAATATAGAGTGTTACTTGTTAAATACATTTGCTTTCTTCATAATGTAGAATTGAAATATAGATCTTAATAACAAACACTCGCATTTTGTTAATGCTTTTATATTTGTTCAGCAGGCGGCCTCACTGTTGTCGTTGATCCTCGTCAACAGAAAAATAAACcctttttgttccaaaaatgTGTTGCATCAAGTTTCTTTTATATAAATATTCATTTGATAAGAACACCAACATTTTTAAATGAGTAGGTGTATTTCGCAGAATTCAAACTAACGAAAGTCTTTGGtgaggtttgtttgttttataatGTTTGTTTTTGCGCTGTTTAAATTCACAACTCTTTTCCTTTCGGGAATCATTTGAAATGAGTAACACCTATGTGGTGAAACCCTTTTGATCACGATAGATGATGAAACCAAGTCATGACTCTGCAAACTACACCTACCATCTTCAGAATGGATGCAAAaagaatatttgtgtttttcttcttccGTGACGCCATTAATTACGGACGATCTCAAAATATGTATCGCATAGAGCACAAATTGAGCCTGCTTTCAATGTAATATCCTAATATCGACAATGTCGAAAAAAATTTAATCAGCATTCATGAATTTACATTTGAGGATGATTAAGGTACAATTTTGCGGTGAGAGATCTGTTACAAATGCACGCAATAATACGAAGCACTGAAGTTTATGACGTTAAAAGGTGTGATCGTTTAGTAGCGTTCCTCAGATTGTTTTTGGTTGTTCTTGGTTCCATTGCTTGTGCTTGAATTCAGTTTTAACCTAAACCAACTTATCAGGAATTTTAGTCAATCGATCGACGTTGGGATCATAAGTTGAGAGTTCATGGTTCGGAGGAGCACGTAGCTTGATAAAGCTCAGTCGATGGTTTGCGATATATAGCTAGAATAAAAATACCCTGCACGCGAAGAAGTACtcatttactttttcttttgcttggtTTTGGTGTGGCCAAATGAAAAGCTTGGAAGAAGATTCCACTGATACTCATGCAGGATATGCCGCATTCTTTATTCATCTCTTTATTTTTGGCTTTCTTTGTTGTAGaatgaaaataacaaataaactacagTGTACTCAAACTATTCATTTCCTTTCTTCAAAAGAATTGTACAAATGTTCTAGATTGGGGAACCCAATACCTGCATACTTAGGGAATAGCTAAATCCGGTGCAACACGGCGACTTTGGCAACACAATGAAGAATTTCGCGTGAAGCAATTGAACATTTTCTTAAATGCCGCTGAGAACCTTGTGCTCGATAGAAATAAAATTACAGGATTGGCAACCGTGCCAAGAGATGGAAAAAGGTAGAAAAACATCACTACATAAACTTGGCAGCTGTTGGTTGGAAATAATGACGCTGGAAAGGTTTTTTTGAGCACAATATAAACGCATAGGGGTGTCCAGCAGATAAAAAACGCGCTAACAATGAACAAGAAGATTTTCATTACAGCACGATTTTGTTGATGAGCTCGTCGCAGCTTCTGCTGATCTGGTTGTTCTCCTTCCAAAGTGTGTCTCGACTGATTTAAACTCCTGATAATTCGCAAATAAAGAACAATCGTTGCTACAAGAGGAACGACGTAAAATATTATAAACCCTACTCCGTAGAAGACAGATTTTTCGATTTCGGTCCATTTTACAAACGTCCGACAATCAGTTTCATTTTCGTCCTCGATGATTTGGCTGGTCCAAACATAAGGGAAGGCGATCAACAACGCTAAAATCCACGTTAAAGATACAAGGGTAATTCGTAATCGTCTCTTAATCAAAACAGACTGAAATGGTCGTACAATGGCGACATATCTTTCCACAACGATCAACAGTAAACTTTCCACCGAGACAGCTTGAGAAATGGCCCTGGAGTAATGTCCAGTTTTACATACAATGGTAGCTGTTGATCCGCCTATCGAAAGCGTTGTTGGGACTAGTCTCTCAGTTGACGCCAATGGCCAGTTTGTTGCGGCAGAAATAAGATCTGAAATAGCCATGTTAACTATGAGATAGTTAACGCTCGTTCGAAGAGTCGAGGTTTTTAGAAAcgttattattatcatactGTTCCCTAGGAAAGACGCAATGCTCAAAAAAGAAATGGACGAGGCGATAACCGCGGAGGCAACTTGGGGACACTTGGGTAAATCGTCGATGGAGGAGTTATTCATGTCTTTTTAGCGTGGTTCAATTTACTCTACTTCTCCCAATTTGACTTCATCATGAGCTGGAAAATTTTTTGGTTAAATTTCAAAGTGGCACCTGCTTTTAAATACGATCTCATAAAAATGGAAATTAGAGTTATCTAAAGGTCGTTTAAAATATCAGGATCTATTGTAAATTAATGAcgataataaaaatttaaaacgtGACACTCCAGGACAAACGAGTGTTACAAgttatatttatttcatttatgcACATTATTTCCAGTCGATAGGTGACTCCAGAAGGCACATTACACTATTAATAAACCCCTAAGGGTTATTTTAATTTGCCGCATGTTTAATGCCTTCTACTAATTAAGCAGCGCTGATTATATCGACTCGCGTCCGTCTGAGGTAAAAGCCGCGAAATGAATGTCGTAAATGTTGAAAATCGTTTACGTTATGTGCCTCAAGAAGAGTGATTTCTATGCTTGGTAGGTAGCAGAGAAAACGAAATGGACTAAACGGCACCGTTTTGATATGGCTCGTTCGTTTCGATTTGTgtcattttttcaatttcgaCCCGTTGCTTAGTTAAGTCAATGTTTAGCGGACAAATaaagtttatataataaacacgTACGGATACCAGAGGAGCTGCCACTCAAAACAACAGTAGGTCGATGTCTTGTTTTACAGTTAGTCTCGAGGAACTGCTTGCACGTTGTTTTCCT
This genomic stretch from Acropora muricata isolate sample 2 chromosome 5, ASM3666990v1, whole genome shotgun sequence harbors:
- the LOC136917547 gene encoding substance-K receptor-like; translated protein: MNNSSIDDLPKCPQVASAVIASSISFLSIASFLGNSMIIITFLKTSTLRTSVNYLIVNMAISDLISAATNWPLASTERLVPTTLSIGGSTATIVCKTGHYSRAISQAVSVESLLLIVVERYVAIVRPFQSVLIKRRLRITLVSLTWILALLIAFPYVWTSQIIEDENETDCRTFVKWTEIEKSVFYGVGFIIFYVVPLVATIVLYLRIIRSLNQSRHTLEGEQPDQQKLRRAHQQNRAVMKIFLFIVSAFFICWTPLCVYIVLKKTFPASLFPTNSCQVYVVMFFYLFPSLGTVANPVILFLSSTRFSAAFKKMFNCFTRNSSLCCQSRRVAPDLAIP